A window of Halovivax gelatinilyticus genomic DNA:
CGGACGGTATGGAACTGACGCGACGATCCGTCCTCTCCGCTGCGGCTGGCACCGGCGCGGCATCTCTCGTCGCCGGCTGTCTCAGCGACCCGCCCGGGTTCGGTTCAGACCCGGAGGGGGGATACGCCGCGTTCTACGCCCTCTGGGACTGGGCCGAACAGGTCTCTGGTGACGAGATGTCCTTCGAAAACCCGGTCGACGTCGGCGAGATGGGCCACGGCTGGGAACCGAGCGCCAGCCTCCCGGCGGACGTCGCTCAGTCTGCGGCGTTCATCTATCTCGACACACCCGAGTTTTCCTGGGCGCAGGATCTGGCTCGCGAGCTAGAAACCGATCACGAGGATGTCGCCCTGATCGACGTGATGGAGGGACTCGAGCCCCAGCTGTTGGTGATGGACGAAGACGACGGCGCCGACCGTGAGGCGGATCCGGAATCGGCGTTCGATCCGGAGCACCTGACGGTCGATGATTTTGACGTCTACGATACGCGATCAGGCGAACGGATCATGTACTGGCACGACGGCCACTGGCACGGTGGTGTCCCGTCCATCGAAGTGGATTCGTCTGTCACCGTCGAACCGGTCGTGATCGACGAATCTGATCGGGTACTACCGCTCGACGACGACTCCGCGTTCGAACTCGATGCAGTCGTCGCCGACGGCGCCCAGGAGGGTATCGTCGACATCGAAGCGAGTGACGGTCGGATCACCTTCAGCGGTACGAACAAGGGTTTAACGCGCATCTACTATCGGGTACTCCACGACGGATCGGTCATCTGGGATACGAGCAACGATCTGGCGAGCGTCGAGGTAGTCGCCGAACTCGAAGCGACTGACCGACCGAGTTTCTACGATCCGCACGTCTGGGTCGACCCGGTACTCGCCGAGCAGATGGTCGAAACC
This region includes:
- a CDS encoding metal ABC transporter solute-binding protein, Zn/Mn family, with product MELTRRSVLSAAAGTGAASLVAGCLSDPPGFGSDPEGGYAAFYALWDWAEQVSGDEMSFENPVDVGEMGHGWEPSASLPADVAQSAAFIYLDTPEFSWAQDLARELETDHEDVALIDVMEGLEPQLLVMDEDDGADREADPESAFDPEHLTVDDFDVYDTRSGERIMYWHDGHWHGGVPSIEVDSSVTVEPVVIDESDRVLPLDDDSAFELDAVVADGAQEGIVDIEASDGRITFSGTNKGLTRIYYRVLHDGSVIWDTSNDLASVEVVAELEATDRPSFYDPHVWVDPVLAEQMVETIADGLSEVDPDNEGTYRENAEDYQSRVADVHDQFKALETEATRDVALFIGHDSFGYIDARYDFDIHTSVGISADADETGADVAELVELIETHDIETVLYDPFETPNPDTDVPDAVEVILESSEATNYEPLTPVEGTTPEWNDAGYGWVEQMEQVNLPSLRKALGVKQ